One genomic window of Pirellulales bacterium includes the following:
- a CDS encoding toprim domain-containing protein yields the protein MNYLRSRGLSNATIKAARLGLGVDPPGIFQITIPWFHHGKLRAVNCRRFDWPPKYKCERGSRKGTLYPDVSLDPARPVLLCEGEFDTLLANQEAGQLVQAVTCGSASDASLDTVAALSLCPLLIFAFDSDTAGNKATARLLSFLPHGIRLPLPTGKDLTDVHLEQCYLRRAFPKFLKRVTR from the coding sequence TTGAACTATCTCCGTAGCCGTGGATTGAGCAACGCCACGATCAAAGCCGCACGGCTGGGCTTAGGTGTCGATCCTCCCGGCATCTTCCAAATCACCATTCCGTGGTTTCATCATGGCAAACTGCGGGCCGTCAACTGTCGTCGTTTCGATTGGCCGCCGAAATACAAGTGTGAACGTGGCAGCCGCAAGGGAACACTCTACCCCGATGTCTCTCTCGATCCTGCCCGGCCCGTGCTGTTGTGTGAAGGGGAGTTCGACACGCTGCTGGCCAATCAGGAAGCCGGCCAGCTTGTGCAAGCCGTAACGTGTGGCAGTGCATCCGATGCTTCGCTGGACACGGTTGCCGCATTATCGCTCTGTCCATTGCTCATCTTTGCTTTCGATAGTGACACCGCCGGCAACAAAGCCACGGCCCGGCTGTTGTCTTTTCTGCCTCACGGAATTCGCTTGCCGCTCCCCACCGGCAAAGACCTAACCGATGTTCACCTGGAGCAATGTTATCTCCGCAGGGCATTCCCAAAGTTTCTCAAACGTGTAACGAGGTGA
- a CDS encoding AAA family ATPase, with protein MPNSTKHKSTRQPPSTQQFVAAMRKQKQGTDIVPIRCTQLPMYDDPQFAWFIKQLSHGDSVNGVVETLPPEQRKFLDALERVIPKKRQQRIDRFTESLTEIQRKTFNLHLTNCQPNSPCPTETVDMSEAMKSVQGVRWLWRGWIPYSMCCEVFGEPGDGKSAFVLGGIINAVTTGCKWPDGQLGPRKPHNVLWCDTEGKTGETVERIKRWGLPPKRILLPFPDIFQPICITNPDHLRRIELLIGSKSIHLVVIDALRTAHGHDENCSRVAQALQPLAQIAERTNTAITVVHHSRKLQIGEDITANASRGSNAIHAMMRSAIGIDKPDPDSPFRRVSVVKENLGSKPKPMGFCITDTGLQFGEAPQRPHRETQQDKAAAFLRDKLSDGKPHHSKPIIDEGEQHGFSGRTLQRVVTGRLGVRPDKQGSKWFWQLKRNQGDK; from the coding sequence ATGCCCAATTCTACAAAGCACAAATCAACGCGGCAACCACCCAGCACGCAGCAATTCGTTGCTGCCATGCGGAAGCAAAAGCAAGGCACGGACATTGTTCCGATCCGTTGCACGCAGTTGCCAATGTACGACGATCCGCAATTCGCTTGGTTCATCAAGCAGTTATCTCATGGGGATTCCGTCAACGGTGTTGTGGAAACTCTGCCGCCCGAACAGCGAAAGTTTTTGGATGCCCTGGAGCGTGTGATTCCTAAGAAGCGGCAACAACGTATCGACCGCTTCACAGAATCCCTCACGGAAATTCAGCGGAAGACGTTCAACCTTCACCTAACCAATTGCCAACCAAATTCCCCGTGTCCCACGGAGACCGTCGATATGTCGGAAGCGATGAAAAGTGTACAGGGTGTCCGCTGGCTGTGGCGGGGTTGGATTCCCTACAGTATGTGCTGCGAAGTTTTCGGAGAGCCGGGAGACGGTAAAAGTGCTTTCGTGTTGGGTGGCATCATCAACGCCGTCACCACGGGCTGCAAATGGCCGGATGGGCAGCTAGGCCCCCGCAAGCCCCACAACGTTCTGTGGTGCGACACGGAAGGGAAGACAGGTGAAACAGTGGAGCGGATCAAACGCTGGGGCCTGCCACCCAAGCGAATCTTGCTTCCCTTCCCCGACATCTTCCAACCAATTTGCATTACAAACCCTGACCACCTCCGCCGTATCGAATTGCTCATCGGTTCCAAAAGCATTCACTTGGTTGTGATTGACGCTCTGCGAACTGCTCACGGACACGATGAGAATTGCAGCCGTGTGGCTCAAGCCTTGCAACCGTTAGCACAGATTGCCGAGCGGACTAATACGGCCATTACCGTCGTTCACCACAGCCGCAAACTGCAAATCGGGGAAGACATCACCGCCAACGCTTCACGCGGTAGCAATGCTATCCACGCCATGATGCGTTCGGCCATTGGCATCGACAAGCCGGACCCGGACAGCCCGTTTCGCCGTGTCTCCGTGGTGAAAGAAAACTTGGGGAGTAAGCCGAAGCCGATGGGCTTTTGTATCACGGATACCGGCTTGCAATTCGGTGAAGCCCCACAACGTCCCCACCGGGAAACACAGCAGGACAAAGCCGCTGCCTTCCTGCGTGACAAGTTAAGCGATGGCAAGCCGCATCATTCCAAGCCGATTATCGACGAAGGCGAGCAACATGGATTCTCAGGGCGAACGCTGCAGCGGGTAGTCACTGGGAGATTGGGAGTGAGACCTGACAAACAGGGTAGCAAGTGGTTTTGGCAATTGAAACGGAACCAAGGCGACAAATGA
- a CDS encoding DUF1580 domain-containing protein, which produces MIDISAEQLLTPSQAARSLPGKVNVSTLWRWYQRGCRGVRLETVVIGGRRYTSKEALERFAAATTAARNGEQPTSRTSKQRQRATDTANFELEKAGW; this is translated from the coding sequence ATGATCGACATTTCTGCCGAGCAATTGCTCACACCATCCCAAGCCGCCCGCTCTTTGCCGGGCAAGGTTAACGTCAGCACGCTCTGGCGTTGGTATCAACGTGGATGTCGCGGCGTTCGATTGGAGACCGTCGTAATCGGCGGCCGCCGCTACACGTCAAAAGAAGCCCTGGAGCGGTTCGCAGCCGCTACAACCGCAGCTCGCAATGGTGAGCAGCCAACCAGCCGCACGTCTAAGCAGCGGCAACGGGCAACCGATACTGCCAACTTTGAATTGGAGAAGGCCGGCTGGTAA
- a CDS encoding site-specific integrase, whose translation MSTVTFPRVPSYRLHKPTGQAVATINGRDRYLGRHNSAASRQEYKRLIAEWAATGGSPADNAELTVAEVIQRFRRYAESYYRGPDGQQTCEVDNIRKACRLLRLLYGDTAAKDFGPLALQAVRGSLIDKGYCRTSINRDIGRIKLMFKWSGSQELIPASVYHGLQTVAGLRIGRSGAKESDPVKPVPQAFVDGVLDHVPPTVAALINLQLLTAARPGELLIMRTGDLDTSGRIWTYTPERHKTAHRGHRRTIYIGPRAQAILRPFLKTDLTAFLFSPAEAVQQFRAIRHTQRITALSCGNRPGTNRQRKPRWTPGNKYSVHSYARAIARGCDKAFPAPKDATEDETRQWRKAHRWSPHRLRHNAATNLRKEFGLDVARIVLGHRSAAITEVYAELDHGKALEVIGRVG comes from the coding sequence ATGTCCACCGTTACTTTTCCCCGCGTTCCGTCGTATCGCCTTCACAAGCCCACCGGGCAGGCCGTTGCCACAATCAATGGCCGAGACCGCTATCTTGGCCGGCACAATTCAGCAGCCAGCCGGCAGGAGTACAAACGGCTTATCGCCGAGTGGGCGGCAACCGGCGGCAGTCCGGCGGACAACGCCGAATTGACTGTGGCTGAGGTTATCCAGCGGTTCAGGCGTTACGCTGAATCGTACTATCGTGGCCCGGACGGTCAGCAGACCTGCGAAGTCGATAACATCCGCAAGGCGTGCCGTCTGCTGCGATTGCTTTATGGCGATACTGCAGCCAAAGACTTTGGCCCTCTGGCTCTGCAAGCCGTGCGTGGGTCTCTCATCGACAAAGGCTACTGCCGCACAAGCATCAACCGTGACATCGGGCGAATCAAGCTCATGTTCAAATGGTCAGGGTCACAAGAGCTAATCCCAGCCAGCGTGTATCACGGATTGCAAACCGTCGCTGGATTGCGGATCGGCCGGAGCGGTGCAAAAGAATCGGACCCAGTGAAACCCGTGCCACAAGCATTTGTCGATGGCGTGTTAGATCATGTTCCGCCCACCGTCGCCGCACTCATCAACTTGCAATTGCTGACTGCTGCCCGTCCAGGTGAATTGCTCATCATGCGGACGGGCGACTTGGATACGAGCGGCCGGATTTGGACCTATACTCCCGAAAGGCACAAAACTGCCCACCGGGGCCATCGTCGCACGATCTACATTGGCCCCCGTGCCCAAGCGATACTGCGTCCGTTTCTGAAAACAGACCTGACGGCGTTCCTGTTTTCGCCAGCCGAAGCCGTGCAGCAGTTTCGAGCCATCCGGCATACCCAACGAATAACGGCTCTATCGTGTGGCAACCGTCCGGGGACGAATCGACAACGCAAACCAAGGTGGACACCAGGCAATAAGTATTCCGTCCACTCCTACGCTAGAGCAATTGCCCGTGGCTGCGATAAGGCTTTCCCGGCACCCAAAGATGCAACCGAAGATGAAACCCGCCAATGGCGAAAAGCCCACCGCTGGAGTCCCCATCGGCTCAGGCACAATGCAGCCACGAATCTCCGCAAAGAATTTGGTCTGGACGTGGCCCGTATCGTGCTGGGCCATCGTTCGGCGGCAATCACTGAAGTTTATGCGGAACTTGACCACGGCAAAGCTTTAGAGGTTATCGGCAGGGTAGGTTGA